The following proteins come from a genomic window of Mycolicibacterium rufum:
- the glgC gene encoding glucose-1-phosphate adenylyltransferase — MREAPHVLGIVLAGGEGKRLYPLTADRAKPAVPFGGAYRLIDFVLSNLVNARFLRICVLTQYKSHSLDRHISQNWRLSGLAGEYITPVPAQQRLGPRWYTGSADAIYQSMNLIYDEDPDYIVIFGADHVYRMDPEQMVQQHIESGAGATVAGIRVPRAEATAFGCIDADDSGRIRAFVEKPAEPPSVPDDPEQTFVSMGNYIFTTKVLIDAIRADAEDDDSDHDMGGDIIPRLVSDGMASVYDFNNNEVPGATERDHGYWRDVGTLDAFYDAHMDLVSVHPIFNLYNKRWPIRGSSENLAPAKFVNGGSAQESVVGAGSIISAASVRNSVLSSNVVVDDGAIVEGSVIMPGARIGRGAVVRHAILDKNVVVGPGEMVGVDLDKDRERFSVSAGGVVAVGKGVWV, encoded by the coding sequence ATGAGGGAAGCGCCACACGTGCTGGGCATCGTCCTCGCCGGCGGAGAGGGCAAACGGCTGTACCCGTTGACCGCCGACCGCGCCAAGCCCGCAGTTCCGTTCGGCGGCGCCTACCGCCTGATCGATTTCGTGCTCTCCAATCTCGTCAACGCCCGTTTCCTGCGAATCTGTGTTCTGACGCAATACAAGTCGCATTCGCTGGACCGCCACATCTCCCAGAACTGGCGGTTATCGGGGCTTGCCGGCGAGTACATCACCCCGGTGCCGGCCCAGCAGCGGCTCGGGCCGCGGTGGTACACCGGGTCGGCCGATGCGATCTATCAGTCGATGAACCTGATCTATGACGAGGATCCCGACTACATCGTGATCTTCGGCGCCGACCACGTGTACCGGATGGATCCGGAGCAGATGGTCCAGCAGCACATCGAGAGTGGCGCGGGCGCGACGGTCGCAGGGATCCGGGTGCCGCGTGCCGAGGCGACCGCGTTCGGGTGCATCGACGCCGACGACTCGGGGAGGATCCGGGCGTTCGTGGAAAAACCGGCGGAGCCGCCCTCTGTGCCCGACGATCCCGAGCAGACGTTCGTGTCGATGGGCAACTACATCTTCACCACCAAGGTGCTGATCGACGCGATCCGCGCCGACGCCGAGGACGACGACTCCGACCACGACATGGGTGGCGACATCATCCCGCGGCTGGTGTCCGACGGCATGGCCTCGGTGTACGACTTCAACAACAACGAGGTGCCCGGCGCCACCGAGCGTGACCACGGCTACTGGCGCGACGTCGGGACGCTGGACGCGTTCTACGACGCGCACATGGACCTGGTCTCGGTGCACCCGATCTTCAACCTCTACAACAAGCGGTGGCCCATCCGCGGCAGCTCGGAGAACCTCGCGCCCGCGAAGTTCGTCAACGGCGGATCGGCCCAGGAGTCCGTCGTCGGCGCCGGCAGCATCATTTCGGCTGCGTCGGTACGCAATTCGGTGCTGTCGTCGAACGTCGTCGTCGACGACGGCGCGATCGTCGAGGGCAGCGTGATCATGCCCGGCGCCCGGATCGGCCGCGGCGCGGTGGTGCGGCACGCCATCCTGGACAAGAACGTGGTCGTCGGGCCCGGCGAGATGGTCGGGGTGGACCTCGACAAGGACCGCGAACGGTTCTCGGTCAGCGCCGGGGGCGTGGTGGCGGTCGGCAAGGGCGTCTGGGTCTGA
- the rseA gene encoding anti-sigma E factor RseA, which yields MFDPGHAFRRAFSWLPTQFASQSDAPVGPRQFGSTEHLSTEAVAAYVDGELRMSAHLRAAHHMSMCPQCATEVDAQRQAREVLRDACPVAMPSTLLGLLSQIPQHAPIDHPEPADTTQWSDGAPRARRKRR from the coding sequence GTGTTCGATCCCGGACACGCGTTCCGCCGCGCTTTCTCCTGGCTTCCCACCCAGTTCGCCTCGCAGAGTGACGCCCCGGTCGGCCCGCGTCAGTTCGGCTCGACCGAGCACCTGTCCACCGAGGCCGTCGCCGCGTACGTCGACGGCGAGCTGCGGATGAGTGCGCATCTGCGCGCCGCCCACCACATGTCGATGTGTCCCCAGTGCGCGACCGAGGTCGACGCCCAGCGCCAGGCCCGGGAGGTGCTGCGCGACGCCTGCCCCGTGGCCATGCCCAGCACGCTGCTGGGCCTGTTGTCGCAGATCCCGCAGCACGCACCGATCGACCACCCGGAACCGGCCGACACGACGCAATGGTCCGACGGCGCGCCGCGCGCCCGCCGCAAGCGTCGGTAG
- the htrA gene encoding serine protease HtrA has translation MTNLDQTGRERLEPRPVSRPPVDPAAQRAFGRPNGVNGSFLNKGQARDQGEYTPEDQPPDPVLAEAFGRPYPGGDSLQRHPTDAGALEAERDGAGDAADDPWRNPGAPVGLGTPALTHSGPAAVTAPAGKLGVRDVLFGGRVSYVALGVLAIVALVIGIAGGWVGRKTAEVVEAFTTSRVTLETSDNGEPPQGQFAKVAAAVADSVVTIEATSDTEGAQGSGVIVDGRGYIVTNNHVISEAATNPSKFKMSVVFNDGKEVPANLVGRDPKTDLAVLKVDNVDNLAVARLGDSEKLRVGEEVIAAGAPLGLRSTVTHGIISALHRPVPLSGDGSDTDTVIDGVQTDASINHGNSGGPLINMNSEVIGINTAGKSLSDSASGLGFAIPVNEVKQVVETLIQSGKMAHPTLGLTARSVSNDVSKGAQIANVTAGGPAERAGILENDVVVKVGNRDVADADEFVVAVRQLKIGEPAPIEVVRDGRRVTLTVTPGPDNST, from the coding sequence GTGACCAATCTGGACCAGACCGGTCGGGAACGTCTCGAACCGCGCCCCGTGTCCCGTCCGCCGGTTGATCCGGCGGCGCAGCGCGCCTTCGGCAGGCCGAACGGCGTCAACGGTTCGTTCCTGAACAAGGGGCAGGCGCGCGACCAGGGCGAGTACACGCCCGAGGATCAGCCGCCCGACCCGGTGCTCGCCGAGGCGTTCGGCCGGCCCTACCCCGGCGGCGACTCGCTGCAGCGCCACCCCACCGACGCAGGTGCCCTGGAAGCGGAGCGCGACGGCGCCGGCGACGCCGCCGACGACCCGTGGCGCAATCCGGGCGCCCCGGTCGGCCTGGGCACCCCGGCGCTCACCCACAGCGGACCCGCCGCGGTCACCGCGCCTGCCGGCAAGCTGGGCGTGCGCGACGTGCTGTTCGGCGGCAGGGTGTCCTACGTCGCGCTCGGCGTCCTCGCGATCGTCGCGCTGGTGATCGGCATCGCGGGCGGCTGGGTGGGCCGCAAGACCGCCGAGGTCGTCGAGGCGTTCACCACCTCGAGGGTGACCCTGGAGACCAGTGACAACGGTGAGCCGCCTCAGGGCCAGTTCGCCAAAGTGGCTGCCGCCGTAGCGGATTCGGTGGTGACGATCGAGGCGACCAGCGACACCGAGGGTGCGCAGGGGTCCGGGGTCATCGTCGACGGCCGCGGTTACATCGTCACCAACAACCACGTGATCTCCGAAGCGGCCACCAACCCGAGCAAGTTCAAGATGTCGGTCGTGTTCAACGACGGCAAAGAGGTGCCGGCCAACCTCGTCGGGCGCGACCCGAAGACCGACCTGGCGGTGCTCAAGGTCGACAACGTCGACAACCTCGCCGTGGCCCGGCTGGGTGACTCCGAGAAGCTGCGCGTCGGTGAAGAGGTGATCGCCGCCGGCGCCCCGCTGGGCCTGCGCAGCACCGTCACCCACGGCATCATCAGCGCACTGCACCGGCCCGTCCCGCTGTCCGGCGACGGCTCCGACACCGACACCGTCATCGACGGCGTGCAGACCGACGCGTCGATCAACCACGGCAACTCCGGCGGCCCGCTGATCAACATGAACTCCGAGGTGATCGGCATCAACACCGCGGGCAAGTCGCTGTCCGACAGCGCCAGCGGTCTCGGCTTCGCGATCCCGGTCAACGAGGTCAAGCAGGTCGTGGAGACGCTGATCCAGAGCGGCAAGATGGCGCACCCGACGCTCGGCCTGACGGCGCGATCGGTGAGCAACGACGTCTCCAAGGGCGCCCAGATCGCCAACGTGACGGCGGGCGGCCCGGCCGAGCGGGCCGGCATCCTGGAGAACGATGTCGTGGTCAAGGTCGGCAACCGCGACGTCGCCGACGCCGACGAGTTCGTCGTGGCCGTCCGGCAGCTCAAGATCGGCGAGCCGGCGCCCATCGAGGTCGTCCGCGACGGCAGGCGCGTCACGCTGACCGTGACCCCCGGCCCCGACAACAGCACCTAG
- a CDS encoding O-methyltransferase — protein MASTDEPAGGAGDSGSRPSPTEAIVSHAEHSISEDAIVAAARERAVDIGAGAVTPAVGALLCVLAKLTRAKAVVEVGTGAGVSGLWLLSGMRDDGVLTTIDVEPEHQRIAKQAFTEAGVGPGRTRLISGRAQEVLTRLADESYDLVFIDADPADQPQFVVEGVRLLRPGGAIVVHRAALGGRAGDAAAKDAEVAAVREAARLIAEDERLTPVLIPLGDGLLAAARD, from the coding sequence ATGGCGAGCACCGACGAGCCCGCAGGCGGCGCCGGCGATTCCGGGTCCCGGCCCAGCCCGACCGAGGCGATCGTCAGTCACGCCGAACACTCGATCTCCGAGGACGCGATCGTCGCCGCTGCGCGGGAACGCGCGGTCGACATCGGTGCGGGCGCGGTGACCCCGGCCGTCGGCGCGCTGCTGTGCGTGCTGGCGAAGCTGACCAGGGCCAAGGCCGTGGTCGAGGTGGGCACCGGGGCGGGCGTCAGCGGGTTGTGGCTGCTCTCGGGTATGCGCGACGACGGCGTGCTCACCACCATCGACGTCGAGCCCGAGCATCAGCGCATCGCCAAGCAGGCGTTCACCGAGGCCGGTGTCGGCCCGGGCCGGACCCGCCTGATCAGCGGCCGCGCGCAGGAGGTCCTCACGCGGCTCGCCGACGAGTCCTACGACCTGGTGTTCATCGACGCCGATCCGGCCGACCAGCCGCAGTTCGTCGTCGAGGGCGTGCGGCTGCTGCGACCCGGCGGGGCGATCGTCGTGCACCGCGCCGCACTGGGCGGCCGGGCGGGCGACGCCGCCGCCAAGGACGCCGAGGTCGCCGCCGTGCGCGAGGCCGCCCGGCTGATCGCCGAGGACGAGCGGCTGACCCCGGTGCTGATCCCGCTGGGCGACGGCCTGCTCGCCGCCGCCCGCGACTGA
- the sigE gene encoding RNA polymerase sigma factor SigE encodes MTDGAHRDQIGLPGDGKKASLRRVVPLERSLDDRGPHDMEDPTTTTVTGPTAAPVSMAHLEQFTDAEWVETTDELTGTAVFDATGDHAAMPSWDELVRQHADRVYRLAYRLSGNQHDAEDLTQETFIRVFRSVQNYQPGTFEGWLHRITTNLFLDMVRRRGRIRMEALPEDYERVPADEPNPEQIYHDSRLGPDLQAALDSLPPEFRAAVVLCDIEGLSYEEIGATLGVKLGTVRSRIHRGRQALRDYLARHSDVRDAARSA; translated from the coding sequence ATGACAGACGGCGCGCACCGCGACCAGATCGGACTCCCCGGCGACGGGAAGAAAGCGTCACTGCGCCGCGTTGTCCCCCTCGAGCGGTCTCTCGACGACCGCGGTCCGCACGACATGGAGGATCCGACGACCACCACTGTGACCGGCCCTACCGCCGCTCCCGTTTCGATGGCACACCTCGAGCAGTTCACCGATGCCGAATGGGTCGAGACGACCGACGAGCTGACCGGCACCGCGGTCTTCGACGCCACCGGTGACCACGCTGCGATGCCCAGTTGGGACGAACTCGTCCGCCAGCACGCCGACCGGGTGTACCGGCTGGCCTACCGCCTGTCGGGTAATCAGCACGACGCCGAGGACCTGACGCAGGAGACCTTCATCCGCGTCTTCCGGTCGGTGCAGAACTACCAGCCCGGCACGTTCGAGGGCTGGCTGCACCGCATCACCACCAACCTGTTCCTCGACATGGTCCGCCGCCGCGGCCGCATCCGCATGGAGGCGCTGCCCGAGGACTACGAGCGGGTGCCCGCCGACGAGCCCAACCCGGAGCAGATCTACCACGACTCTCGGCTGGGCCCGGACCTGCAGGCCGCGCTCGACTCGCTGCCCCCGGAGTTCCGCGCCGCGGTGGTGCTGTGTGACATCGAGGGGCTGTCCTACGAGGAGATCGGCGCCACGCTGGGCGTCAAGCTGGGCACCGTGCGCAGCCGCATCCACCGCGGCCGCCAGGCCCTGCGCGACTACCTGGCTCGGCACTCCGACGTCCGCGACGCGGCCAGATCGGCCTGA
- a CDS encoding ABC transporter ATP-binding protein codes for MVTDNANAPAVEIRGLTKNFGAVRALDGLDLTVADGEVHGFLGPNGAGKSTTLRILLGLARADAGVVRLLGGDPWTDAVTLHRRLAYVPGDVTLWPTLTGGETIDLLARMRGGIDERRRAELIERFDLDPTKKARTYSKGNRQKVSLVSAFSSHARLLLLDEPSSGLDPLMENVFQQCVGEARDRGVTVLLSSHILAETEALCDRVTIIRAGRTVESGTLDSMRHLSRTSIKAEMLGDVVDLARIPGVEDVSVEGRTVRAQVDSDSLAEVIRVLGDAGVRSLVSQPPTLEELFLRHYHSADTAEQVSA; via the coding sequence ATGGTGACTGACAACGCGAACGCCCCGGCCGTCGAGATCCGGGGGCTGACCAAGAACTTCGGCGCGGTGCGCGCCCTCGACGGACTCGACCTGACCGTCGCCGACGGGGAGGTACACGGCTTCCTCGGACCCAACGGCGCGGGCAAGTCCACGACACTGCGCATCCTGCTCGGGCTCGCCCGCGCCGACGCGGGTGTCGTCCGCCTGCTCGGCGGCGACCCGTGGACCGACGCCGTCACGTTGCACCGCCGGCTCGCCTACGTTCCCGGCGACGTCACGCTGTGGCCCACGCTCACCGGCGGTGAGACGATCGATCTGCTCGCCCGGATGCGCGGCGGCATCGACGAGAGGAGACGGGCCGAGCTGATCGAGCGGTTCGACCTCGACCCCACCAAGAAGGCGCGCACCTACTCCAAGGGCAACCGGCAGAAGGTGTCGCTCGTCTCGGCGTTCTCGTCGCACGCCCGACTCCTGCTGCTCGACGAACCGAGCAGCGGCCTGGATCCGTTGATGGAGAACGTCTTCCAGCAGTGTGTCGGCGAGGCACGCGACCGCGGAGTCACCGTGCTGCTGTCCAGTCACATTCTCGCCGAGACCGAGGCCCTGTGCGACCGGGTCACGATCATCCGCGCCGGCCGCACCGTCGAGAGCGGCACGCTGGACTCGATGCGGCACCTGTCGCGAACCTCGATCAAGGCCGAGATGCTCGGTGACGTGGTCGATCTCGCCCGCATCCCCGGTGTCGAGGACGTCAGCGTCGAGGGCCGGACGGTGCGCGCCCAGGTCGACAGCGACAGTCTGGCCGAGGTGATCAGGGTGCTGGGCGACGCGGGGGTGCGCAGCCTGGTCAGCCAGCCCCCCACACTGGAAGAGCTCTTCCTCCGGCACTATCACAGCGCAGACACCGCCGAGCAGGTGTCGGCATGA
- a CDS encoding methyltransferase family protein, whose amino-acid sequence MVSGLVFFGLVLFLPAGTVHYWQAWVFVAVFSVSTFVPSIYLAIRHPDALARRMKAGPRAETRPAQRIIITVTFLAGIAVMVISALDWRFGWSSVPLWLVITGDVLVAVGLVAAQLVVVQNNYAGASITVEEGQPLVSTGMYGIVRHPMYAGSLVMMLGTPPALGSLWGLLAVLAAVPVLAARLLDEEKALTDDLAGYAEYTKKVRFRLIPGVW is encoded by the coding sequence ATGGTGTCGGGACTGGTCTTCTTCGGACTGGTTCTGTTCCTGCCTGCCGGCACCGTCCACTACTGGCAGGCCTGGGTGTTCGTTGCGGTGTTCTCCGTGTCGACGTTCGTCCCCAGCATCTATCTCGCGATCCGTCACCCCGACGCGCTGGCGCGCAGGATGAAAGCCGGACCGAGGGCGGAAACCCGCCCCGCGCAACGCATCATCATCACGGTCACGTTCCTGGCGGGCATCGCGGTCATGGTGATCAGCGCCCTCGACTGGCGCTTCGGCTGGTCGAGTGTGCCGCTGTGGCTGGTGATCACCGGCGACGTGCTGGTGGCGGTCGGACTGGTCGCCGCACAGCTGGTGGTGGTCCAGAACAACTACGCCGGCGCGAGCATCACCGTCGAGGAGGGCCAGCCGCTGGTGTCCACCGGGATGTACGGGATCGTGCGGCACCCGATGTACGCCGGTTCCCTGGTCATGATGCTCGGCACTCCCCCGGCGCTGGGCTCGCTGTGGGGTCTGCTCGCGGTGCTGGCAGCGGTTCCGGTGCTGGCTGCCCGGCTGCTCGACGAGGAGAAGGCGCTGACCGACGACCTGGCCGGGTACGCCGAGTACACGAAGAAGGTGCGGTTTCGGCTGATTCCCGGCGTGTGGTGA
- a CDS encoding MSMEG_6728 family protein: MQTFLPLPGFADSARTLDPRRLGKQRVETIQVLRALTVPGYGWRRHPAAAMWAGYEEAVVRYGWEVCEVWCALGRADTCAATLLEDLTAGTGLTSIRTQDDLGAAGELPPWLGDPAVHRSHQSALVRKDPDHYRPLFPDVPDDLPYVWPASDRPRRLAD, translated from the coding sequence ATGCAGACGTTCCTACCCCTTCCCGGGTTCGCCGATTCGGCCCGGACGCTCGACCCGCGCCGGCTGGGCAAACAGCGGGTGGAGACCATCCAGGTACTGCGTGCGCTGACGGTGCCCGGATACGGGTGGCGCCGCCACCCCGCCGCGGCGATGTGGGCGGGCTACGAAGAGGCCGTCGTGCGCTACGGATGGGAGGTCTGCGAGGTGTGGTGCGCGCTGGGCCGGGCCGACACCTGCGCCGCCACGCTGCTCGAGGATCTGACCGCAGGCACCGGGCTGACCTCCATCAGAACCCAAGACGACCTCGGCGCCGCCGGCGAACTGCCGCCCTGGCTGGGTGACCCCGCGGTGCACCGCAGCCACCAGTCCGCGCTGGTTCGCAAGGATCCGGACCACTACCGTCCGCTGTTCCCCGACGTCCCCGACGATCTGCCCTATGTGTGGCCGGCCTCGGACCGGCCGCGCCGCCTCGCCGACTGA
- a CDS encoding DUF4126 domain-containing protein, translating into MELLTGFGLATAAGLNAYIPLLALGLLARVTDLVTLPAGWAWLENGWVMAIVAALLAVEIVADKVPALDTINDTVQTFVRPTAGGIVFGSGTAAQTAAVADPGAFAQSGQWIPVVLGIVVALVVSLTKSTVRPAANVATAGMAAPVLSTVEDVVSVMLVVLAILLPVLVLVAVVALGWAAFRVIRRRRRRPAAGAR; encoded by the coding sequence ATGGAGCTGCTGACCGGGTTCGGGCTGGCGACCGCCGCGGGGCTCAACGCCTACATCCCGCTGCTGGCGCTGGGGTTGCTCGCCCGGGTCACCGACCTGGTCACGCTGCCGGCCGGGTGGGCGTGGCTGGAGAACGGGTGGGTCATGGCGATCGTCGCCGCACTGCTCGCGGTCGAGATCGTGGCGGACAAGGTGCCCGCGCTCGACACGATCAACGACACGGTGCAGACCTTCGTGCGGCCCACCGCGGGCGGCATCGTCTTCGGCTCGGGCACCGCCGCACAGACCGCCGCGGTCGCCGATCCGGGCGCCTTCGCCCAGTCGGGACAGTGGATTCCCGTCGTCCTCGGCATCGTCGTCGCGCTGGTGGTGTCGCTGACCAAGTCGACGGTGCGGCCCGCCGCGAACGTGGCCACGGCCGGTATGGCGGCCCCGGTGCTGAGCACGGTCGAGGACGTCGTCAGCGTGATGCTCGTGGTGCTCGCGATCCTGCTGCCCGTGCTGGTCCTGGTCGCGGTCGTCGCGCTCGGCTGGGCCGCGTTCCGGGTGATCCGGCGCCGCAGGCGACGGCCGGCGGCCGGGGCGCGGTAG
- a CDS encoding ABC transporter permease codes for MTTLLERPHRPAHEAPRSGSGLTGTLGLLRLYARRDRVVLPLWVLLLSVPLSTVYIGSIAAVYPTAADRATFAASIMASPAQRALYGRVFDDSLGAVGIWKAGMFHALIAVAVILTAIRHTRADEENGRSELLESTGVGRYAGLTAAVLLAGGASVLTGVIGVAGLLTQDVPATGSLAFGAALTCSGLVFTAVAAVSAQLSSSARASRGIAFGVLGAAFTLRAVGDAGARAEALTWLSPLGWSLQVRPYAGDRFWVLGLHVALAAVLLVLAYALLARRDVGAGLLAERLGPPRAGRRLGGVLGLTWRLDRGSLIVWTVGLALYGAIIGGIVHGIGEEIGGSQIARDVVARLGGTDAMEQAFIAVAFSMLGMVTAAFAISLALRLHQEEISGHAETVLAGAVSRSRWLTCHLAFALGGPAVALLIAGLVTGLTYGAAAGDIAGTLPNVLGTAAVQLPAVWLLAAVTVALFGLLPRFTPVGWGVLVAFVAVFMLGSLSGSPQWLLDLEPFAHIPQVGLGDFTAVPLLWLLALDVTLITLGAWAFRRRDLR; via the coding sequence ATGACCACGCTGCTCGAGCGCCCGCACCGGCCCGCCCACGAGGCACCCCGGTCCGGCAGCGGACTGACGGGAACCCTTGGGCTGCTTCGGCTCTACGCCCGGCGCGACCGCGTCGTGCTCCCCCTGTGGGTGCTGCTGTTGTCGGTGCCGCTGTCGACGGTGTACATCGGCAGCATCGCGGCCGTCTACCCGACCGCCGCCGACCGCGCGACGTTCGCCGCGTCGATCATGGCCAGCCCGGCGCAGCGGGCTCTGTACGGCCGGGTCTTCGACGACAGCCTCGGCGCGGTGGGGATCTGGAAGGCCGGCATGTTCCATGCGCTGATCGCCGTGGCCGTGATCCTGACCGCGATCCGGCACACCCGCGCCGACGAGGAGAACGGGCGCAGCGAGCTTCTCGAGTCGACGGGGGTGGGCCGCTACGCCGGCCTGACCGCGGCGGTGCTGCTCGCCGGCGGCGCGTCGGTGCTGACCGGCGTCATCGGCGTGGCCGGTCTGCTCACCCAGGACGTCCCCGCGACGGGTTCGCTGGCCTTCGGCGCCGCGTTGACCTGTTCCGGTCTGGTGTTCACCGCGGTGGCGGCGGTCAGCGCGCAGCTGTCGTCGAGCGCCCGGGCGTCCCGAGGCATCGCGTTCGGCGTCCTCGGTGCCGCCTTCACGCTGCGCGCGGTCGGCGACGCCGGCGCCCGAGCCGAGGCGCTCACCTGGCTCTCGCCGCTGGGCTGGTCGCTGCAGGTGCGACCGTATGCGGGCGACAGGTTCTGGGTCCTGGGGCTGCATGTCGCGCTGGCCGCCGTTCTCCTCGTCCTCGCCTACGCACTCCTCGCCCGTCGCGACGTCGGAGCGGGTCTGCTCGCCGAGCGTCTCGGTCCGCCCCGCGCCGGCCGCCGGCTGGGCGGGGTGCTGGGGCTGACGTGGCGGCTGGACCGCGGTTCCCTGATCGTGTGGACCGTAGGCCTGGCCCTGTACGGCGCGATCATCGGCGGCATCGTGCACGGCATCGGGGAGGAGATCGGCGGCAGTCAGATCGCCCGCGACGTTGTGGCGCGCCTCGGGGGCACCGACGCGATGGAGCAGGCGTTCATCGCGGTCGCGTTCAGCATGCTCGGGATGGTCACCGCGGCGTTCGCCATCTCGCTGGCCCTGCGGCTGCACCAGGAGGAGATCAGCGGGCACGCCGAAACAGTGCTGGCCGGTGCTGTCAGCCGATCCCGTTGGCTGACATGCCATCTCGCCTTCGCCCTGGGCGGTCCCGCGGTGGCGCTGCTGATCGCCGGACTGGTCACCGGGCTCACCTACGGGGCCGCCGCGGGTGACATCGCCGGCACGCTGCCGAACGTCCTGGGCACGGCGGCCGTCCAACTACCCGCGGTGTGGCTGCTCGCCGCCGTCACGGTGGCACTGTTCGGTCTGCTGCCGCGCTTCACGCCGGTCGGCTGGGGGGTGCTCGTCGCGTTCGTCGCGGTGTTCATGCTGGGCTCGCTGTCCGGCTCGCCGCAGTGGCTGCTCGACCTCGAACCGTTCGCGCACATCCCGCAAGTCGGTCTCGGCGATTTCACCGCTGTTCCGCTGCTGTGGCTGCTGGCCCTTGATGTCACGTTGATCACGCTGGGCGCGTGGGCCTTTCGTCGTCGCGACCTACGCTGA
- a CDS encoding TetR/AcrR family transcriptional regulator, producing MRSADDLTAVARIRDAAIDLFGRDGFGVSVRTIAAAAGVSPGLVIHHFGSKEKLHRACDEYVAETVRASKSETIQSSDPATWLTQMAEIEHYAPMMAYLVRSMSSGGELAKMLWRTMIDNAEQYIDEGVRAGTIKPSIDPKARARFVAMANGGGFLLYLQLHENPTDLRAVLRDYAEDMVLPALELYTHGLMADSTMYDAFLAQREKGIPFTSTEGDHHGD from the coding sequence ATGCGTTCAGCGGACGATCTCACCGCAGTGGCCCGCATCCGCGATGCCGCGATCGACCTGTTCGGTCGCGACGGGTTCGGGGTCAGCGTGCGGACGATCGCCGCGGCGGCCGGGGTGAGTCCGGGCCTGGTGATCCACCACTTCGGGTCCAAGGAGAAGCTGCACCGCGCCTGCGACGAGTACGTCGCCGAAACCGTGCGAGCGAGCAAGTCGGAGACGATCCAGAGCTCCGACCCGGCGACCTGGCTGACACAGATGGCCGAGATCGAGCACTACGCCCCGATGATGGCGTACCTGGTGCGCAGCATGAGCAGCGGCGGGGAGCTCGCGAAGATGTTGTGGCGCACCATGATCGACAACGCCGAGCAGTACATCGACGAGGGTGTGCGCGCCGGCACCATCAAACCCAGCATCGACCCGAAGGCGCGCGCCCGCTTCGTCGCGATGGCCAACGGTGGCGGGTTCCTGCTCTACCTGCAGCTGCACGAGAACCCGACGGACCTGCGGGCGGTGCTGCGCGACTACGCCGAGGACATGGTGCTGCCGGCGCTGGAGCTCTACACCCACGGCCTGATGGCCGACTCGACGATGTACGACGCCTTTCTGGCCCAGCGCGAGAAGGGCATTCCGTTCACCTCCACCGAAGGAGACCACCATGGTGACTGA
- the tatB gene encoding Sec-independent protein translocase protein TatB, with product MFANVGWGEMLVLVIAGLVILGPERLPGAIRWTAGAVRQARDYITGATSQLRQDLGPEFDDLREPLSELQKLRGMTPRAALTKHLLDGDDSIFTGRFDTPSTPEKPQTPPEKPQSSPGPADAAPGPTRFDPDAT from the coding sequence ATGTTCGCCAACGTCGGCTGGGGCGAGATGCTGGTCCTGGTGATCGCTGGGCTGGTCATCCTCGGTCCCGAGCGTCTTCCCGGCGCGATCCGCTGGACCGCGGGGGCGGTGCGCCAGGCCCGCGACTACATCACGGGGGCGACCAGCCAGCTGCGTCAGGACCTGGGCCCGGAGTTCGACGATCTGCGCGAACCGCTGTCGGAGCTGCAGAAGCTGCGCGGCATGACGCCGCGCGCGGCGCTCACCAAACACCTGCTCGACGGCGACGACTCGATCTTCACGGGCCGCTTCGACACCCCGAGCACGCCGGAGAAGCCGCAGACCCCGCCGGAGAAGCCGCAGTCGAGCCCCGGGCCGGCCGACGCCGCGCCGGGCCCCACCCGGTTCGACCCGGACGCGACCTAG